The genome window TTGTTCATGTAAAACCAACTGCCTTTGATCCGTCACAATGAGGAGGTATTGAACTGATTTATCCCGATCGTAAATATAATAAGAAAACATTATATAGGGTCTTTTCTCCAAATAATCAATCGTTACGGCTTCATGCCCGTTGGTTATTTCACGGATAAATGAGGCCAGCTTTTGGAAATAAACGCTGTCCTTCCTGTAACGAACCGGTTCCTGTAAAATTACTTTTTCCATTTGCGGCCCATAATTTTCTTTCAGCGACGCGGTTGCAGCTGTCTCCACATTACATTCTTTATGAATAAACTGCTCTCCCGACTTGGTTGCGACTTCTATATGCCTGGAATCCAGCTGCCTTACCATTAAATGTCCGGGTAAGGCCCACCGAAAATGCCCGTCGGTGGCTGAGAATGCCAGCAAGTCGGTGGGTTCGGGAATATCCGGATAGCGATAATTGTGCAGGAAAATGCTGTTCTGGGAAAATGCGGTCAGGGAACTCCACCAATCAGCTTCGTCGGGCGAATGATGCCACAGCTGTGTCATTTGTGCCGTATCAATGACACAAAATGATACTTTTTTCAATGTCGTGTCGCGCAACTCTACCACCCAGAGATCGCTGTCGGGATCGGCGTTGGGTAAAATCCGCCAGATATTTTGTAAAAACCGTTGAGAAAAGACCTTTTGCAATTTTTTAGCTTTATTTTGAAACAAAATTCAACAAAAATATAGACCAACCGACCTCGTGCGAATATTAGGAATAATCCCTGCCCGCTACGCTTCCACCCGTTTTCCAGCCAAAGCACTGGTTGATATAGGCGGAAAAAGCATGATCCAGCGGGTTTATGAACAATCGTCCAAAGCTACACAACTCGATCAGGTAATTGTTGCCACGGATGACGAAAGAATCTTTAACCATGTTGTGGATTTCGGCGGCAAGGCCATTATGACGGACAGCGCTCACCAGAGCGGGACAGACCGGTGTTTCGAAGCACTTTCCAAAACGGATGGCATATACGAATATGTGATCAACATCCAGGGCGACGAGCCATTTATCAGCCCCGAACCCATTGATAATCTGGCAGAAGCAT of Dyadobacter chenhuakuii contains these proteins:
- a CDS encoding DUF4905 domain-containing protein, with the protein product MQKVFSQRFLQNIWRILPNADPDSDLWVVELRDTTLKKVSFCVIDTAQMTQLWHHSPDEADWWSSLTAFSQNSIFLHNYRYPDIPEPTDLLAFSATDGHFRWALPGHLMVRQLDSRHIEVATKSGEQFIHKECNVETAATASLKENYGPQMEKVILQEPVRYRKDSVYFQKLASFIREITNGHEAVTIDYLEKRPYIMFSYYIYDRDKSVQYLLIVTDQRQLVLHEQLSEEREGMGRSTMMLKASTLVYLKNNNEFSSLTLS